The Celeribacter baekdonensis genomic interval CGAGCGATTTCGTCAACTATAAAGGCAGCGCGGTGGAAAAACGAGAGCAAAAGCGACAGCCCGACAGGGCTCGTTCCGCTCGGGCCCTCCTTGCGTGCCACATAATTCGGTGTGTGCAACGTAAGCTGGCCCGCGGAACGGAACAGGAGACAGGGACCCAATGCCCGAAGTGATTTTTCCCGGCCCAGAAGGCCGGCTTGAAGGCCGCTACCATCCGCAACGCGCTAAAGACGCCCCCATCGCCATCATTCTTCATCCCCACCCGCAATTCGGCGGCACGATGAACAATCGCGTGGTCTATAATCTGCATTATGCCTTCCACCAGATGGGCTTTACCGTTTTGCGGTTCAACTTTCGGGGTGTGGGCCGGTCGCAGGGCGAATATGATCAGGGCGTGGGTGAGTTGTCCGATGCCGCCTCCGCGCTCGATTATCTGCAATCCATGAACCCCAATGCCAAACATTGCTGGGTCGCGGGCTTTAGCTTTGGCGCCTGGATCGGCATGCAGCTTTTGATGCGTCGCCCGGAAATCTCCGGCTTTATCTCGGTCGCCCCGCCCGCCAATATGTATGACTTCTCCTTCCTCGCGCCCTGCCCGGCGTCTGGTTTGGTGATCAACGGCACCGCCGACCGTGTCGCCCCGCCGAAAGACACCCAGTCCTTGGTCGCCAAGCTGCATGAGCAAAAAGGCATCACCATCACCCATGAAGAGGTCGAAGGCGCGGGCCATTTCTTTGAAGATCCGCATATGGAACATATGATCGGCTCGGTCGACACCTATGTCCGCCGCCGCCTGACCGAAACCAGCCGCTGACGCGCCACCTTCAGAGGGTCTTACGATGAGCATCATGGAAGATCTGGCCGACGCTTTGGCCAAGGACACAATCGACGCCTTGGACATTGTCGGCACGGACGAGCTTATTCAGGATGTGGCCCGCGTCATCGGGGCCTCCTCTGTCACCACACAAGAGGCGTTTTTGACCTCTGCCCGCGTGCGCCTGTCGGAAAAACGGGCGCGCGTTTACCTTGAAAAACGCATTGAAGAGGCGAAAAAGGGGCTTGCGGCCTCCGCCCCCCGCCCAGTGCCGAGGATGACATTGAATATTGACGCCGCCCTGCCCGCTTTGCCTGACCTGACGGTGGCGGAAATCGCCCGTCTTGATGCCCAATATGCGTTTTTGATGGAGGCGGATCGGCTGAAAACCGTGCTGCGCGCCAATCAATTGATGGATCGGTCGCGGTTTGAAAATTCCGCCGAACATTCGTGGCACGCCGCCCTTTTGGCGCTTCTGTGTGCGCCCATGGCCGGGCCGGATGTTGAGATGTCCCGTGCCATCGAAATGCTGATGTTGCACGACATTGTCGAAGTCGATGCGGGCGATCATCCGATCCACATCACCCACAACCCCGCCTCTGTCGCCGCGCTTGAAGAGGCCGCCGCGGATCGCATTTACGGCCTCTTGCCCGAGGATCTGCGCCGCCGCTTTCGCGCCACTTGGGAAGAGTTCGAGGCGATGCAAAGCCCGACCGCGCGCTATGCCAAGGCGATTGATTTCCTCGCCCCCGCATTGCAATCCATTGGTGCGCCAGAGCAGGATGACGACGAACGCCACATCGTCGCGACCAACCTGACCCAAGGCCGCGCCACAAAGACCAAAGACATCCTGCCCGACCTATTCGAATTTACCCGCGCCGGATTTTATGGTGAGGCCGTAGACGCCACACTCGCCGCGCGCTTTGCCTTTTGGTGCGAGGCGGATCGGCTGAAATCAGTCTACCGCGCCACCCCCATTGCCGATGGCTCGCGCAAGGAAAACACTGGCGAACACTCTTGGCATATCATGCTCTACGCCCTGACGCTTGCGGATCAGGCGCAGGACGGTGTGGACATCGCTTTGGCGATTAAAATGTTGGTGCTGCACGATATTGTCGAGATTGATGCGGGCGACACCCCAATCCATGGCGCGGTGACGGTTGAGGCACAAAAGGCGCAAGACGAGGCAGAGATCAAAGCCGCGGACCGCCTGTTCGACCTGTTGCCGCCTGAGCAAGGCGTGGAATTCCGCGCCATTTGGGAGGAATTCGAGGCCGCCCAAACC includes:
- a CDS encoding alpha/beta hydrolase — its product is MPEVIFPGPEGRLEGRYHPQRAKDAPIAIILHPHPQFGGTMNNRVVYNLHYAFHQMGFTVLRFNFRGVGRSQGEYDQGVGELSDAASALDYLQSMNPNAKHCWVAGFSFGAWIGMQLLMRRPEISGFISVAPPANMYDFSFLAPCPASGLVINGTADRVAPPKDTQSLVAKLHEQKGITITHEEVEGAGHFFEDPHMEHMIGSVDTYVRRRLTETSR
- a CDS encoding HD domain-containing protein gives rise to the protein MSIMEDLADALAKDTIDALDIVGTDELIQDVARVIGASSVTTQEAFLTSARVRLSEKRARVYLEKRIEEAKKGLAASAPRPVPRMTLNIDAALPALPDLTVAEIARLDAQYAFLMEADRLKTVLRANQLMDRSRFENSAEHSWHAALLALLCAPMAGPDVEMSRAIEMLMLHDIVEVDAGDHPIHITHNPASVAALEEAAADRIYGLLPEDLRRRFRATWEEFEAMQSPTARYAKAIDFLAPALQSIGAPEQDDDERHIVATNLTQGRATKTKDILPDLFEFTRAGFYGEAVDATLAARFAFWCEADRLKSVYRATPIADGSRKENTGEHSWHIMLYALTLADQAQDGVDIALAIKMLVLHDIVEIDAGDTPIHGAVTVEAQKAQDEAEIKAADRLFDLLPPEQGVEFRAIWEEFEAAQTPTAIFAKSIDRVQPVLHNLADDGGSWRTYNVKLHQLDTRVGTKIAKGCPKLWPYIRSQCEPWFVARGAL